Proteins encoded in a region of the Triplophysa rosa linkage group LG6, Trosa_1v2, whole genome shotgun sequence genome:
- the hao2 gene encoding hydroxyacid oxidase 2, whose translation MTSMVCLADFEEYAKQHLAKSTWDYYAAGADECYTRDDNLLAYKRIRLRPRILRDVSVSDTRTTVLGTEIHFPVGIAPTAFHCLAWYEGELATARATEAVNTCYITSTYSTCSVEEICAAAPNGYRWFQLYLYRDRNLSEQIVRRVEALGYKALVLTVDVPYTGKRRNDIRNQFKLPPHLKVKNFDGMFQEQKSSVEEYGIPANTLDPSISWKDVSWLQSLTHLPMIIKGILTKEDAELAVEHGVKGIIVSNHGGRQLDGGPATIDCLPEIVEAVQGRVEVYMDGGIRTGSDVLKAIALGAKCVFIGRPAIWGLAYKGEEGVKGVLEMLQDEFRLSMALSGCKNVAEINRSLIQFSKL comes from the exons ATGACTAGTATGGTCTGTCTCGCCGATTTTGAGGAGTATGCCAAACAACATCTCGCAAAATCCACATGGGACTATTATGCTGCTGGAGCTGATGAATGTTACACTAGAGATGACAACTTGCTAGCTTACAAACG GATCCGCTTGAGGCCACGGATCTTACGGGACGTGTCGGTCAGCGACACTAGGACCACGGTACTGGGAACAGAGATCCATTTCCCTGTGGGAATTGCACCCACGGCCTTCCACTGCCTCGCGTGGTATGAAGGAGAATTGGCCACGGCCAGAG CCACTGAAGCGGTGAACACTTGCTATATAACAAGCACATACTCCACATGCTCTGTGGAGGAGATCTGTGCTGCAGCACCCAACGGTTACCGCTGGTTTCAGCTGTACTTATACCGTGACCGTAATCTATCAGAGCAGATTGTGCGAAGAGTGGAAGCGCTCGGTTATAAGGCCCTGGTGCTTACAGTAGATGTACCCTATACTGGTAAACGGCGCAATGACATCCGCAACCAGTTTAAACTCCCACCTCACCTGAAGGTCAAGAACTTTGATGGGATGTTCCAG GAGCAGAAAAGCAGCGTTGAAGAATATGGGATCCCGGCCAACACATTAGATCCATCAATCAGCTGGAAGGATGTGAGCTGGCTCCAGTCTCTAACACATCTCCCTATGATCATCAAGGGCATcctcacaaaagaagatgcaGAGCTGGCTGTAGAGCATGGGGTCAAAGGCATAATTGTGTCAAATCACGGAGGCCGACAACTAGATGGAGGACCCGCGACA ATAGATTGTCTGCCTGAGATAGTAGAAGCAGTGCAGGGCCGTGTCGAGGTCTACATGGACGGGGGCATCCGCACGGGTAGCGATGTGCTGAAGGCTATAGCCTTGGGAGCcaaatgtgtgtttattggCAGACCGGCAATCTGGGGCCTCGCTTACAAG GGGGAGGAAGGAGTGAAGGGGGTGTTGGAGATGCTGCAAGATGAGTTCCGTTTATCTATGGCGTTATCAG GGTGCAAAAATGTTGCTGAGATCAACAGGAGCCTCATACAGTTCTCCAAACTTTGA